AGCACTTATGTCCATTTTTGCATACTTTTGTCACTGTGTGGCAGCTCTTGAAATGATATGTGAGAAGATGCCATTTGAGATTATGCCATGATACTGAAACTGACATGATTAACAACAGGTATCTGATTTCCACAATTGTGATATTCAGGAAAGTTTGTGTTTTAGTGGCATATTTGTATCAACATTGGGGAGGAAAGAAACGAAACTCTCAAAAGTTCATTCCTGTTGTTTCGCCATGTACATTTTGTAGAGAAGAATAAATACTGATTTAATCACATAAGCTTTGTAACATTTAATGGATTGTGCTTGCTGCCAGGAAGGAACCCAAAAGATCCAGTCAATCCCAATGAGGTTTATCCAGATGTATCTGTAACACTTGTAACTTTTCTCCACAGATATTTAGTTGCATTTCCATTTTTATATATGACGCATACACTGTCGtcctctccaaaaaaaaaatagtcataaaAAACAGGCATACGTCTAAAACTTTATTGAAAGAAGAACAGTGTTTAGGTCCTCATTTTAAGTGCATTGCAGTTGGTCAGACCTTTGCAGAAGAGGATAGCTAAGTGGTTAGAGCAATGGTTCAGCAAACCTCCCTAAGTCAACCCAACTGGCAAGAGTGGGTACCAGATTCCATAAGGGGAAGGTGAGGTaccaagggagaggagatgggcactttTCTCACCTAAAGTTGACCCCAAGAAAACACCTTACTcctccccaacgacctgaaaaggtaacaggatgacctttaccttcttGTAAGAAGGGTAATGGTTATTGCTTGATGATTACTAAATTCAGATTGGCCAAAATGACCTATGTCTGTCATTTGCTCATACCCTGACAGAAGTCCTGACTAGCCTTGTGCCAACTCTGCTTTCAACTTCTGACTTAAAATTAGGTTGGCTGTATGTGATGCTAAACTTCGAGAGTGTATGAGTATTGTCTAAGTATCCCAATACACCTTGGCAGTCATTAATGGTTTCGAAATTTGATGCAAGTTTGCAATTATCATGTTAACATTCAAATAGCAAATCATGAATAAACTCCTTTCAGTAAAATAAACTGTCTCCTTTAGTAATACCAGTTGGATTCTTTAATAAACTGTACAgtcacagacaaaaaaatttatgCTTTAATGACAAACATCAATTTCACATGTGCAACCCATACATACAACACTTATGCTCAGTACTAATTTTACAGACCATGCTTTCTTTCTCGTTTGCAGCAGATGACACTTTTGTTCAATCTGTTATGCACTCAAAACACAATTCTACCTCTCACTTTTACATCATACATTCTGAGGATGCTCTCTGTGAGTAATCTCCCACCCCAGCATCCATTAAAGAACTTGTCACCAATGCAATGAAGATTAGGCATCTCgagttcagatttcatcttGGGCCCACTGTTCTTTCTCCTTATGTGACACTTGTCTACATGGCTGGTTGTTTTGTCCTGATACaactttaataaaatatctaTCATCGTCACACACACCCTTTCCCATGGAAGATTTACTCAACAGCTTTGTTATTAATCTTTCATTTTGGCTTATCAATGGTGCTCATATTTGAAGGATAAAGCTCATAGTTCCTgctttgtcaaagaaaattttagaaattattattaaataaacacaaacaaagctgCCACAATCATCACCAGTCAGGCATTAAACATAGTCCAGAAACTAATAGACTAGACAACGTAAATGCAATTGGGTGACATACACTTGGGCACAACCAAAAGGGGCTGGAATTTCAAATGTACCTTGCATGTCTGCGCTGCTGTTTTGACAGGTCTCTGAAACTACCAGTGTTAACtaaaacttttctgtaaaatcGCAGTCAAGCAACAAACATGTCCTCATTTGTTCTGAGATAACTGCAATGCAAGGTTCCTCAAAATTTCATTTCGTTCTCGCTGCATGCTAATCAGTTTGTCTTGGGAACTTAAGAGcttttttaacatctttctctgctttgtcataaattttttaatCCACTTCGGTGCTTCATCTCTCTTTCGTTTTCTGTTGAGGGATCTCCTAGTAGTGGAGGGAAGATGTTCATCTTGTTCCTCTATTTCCTCTTGTGAAGATGTAGAAGGCTTTGAAACCAGTTGTGGACTTGGGGCTGGAGAGTCCTGCTGAACTGAACATTTAAACCaaagttaataataaaagttatgaaaatgTCTGTTCAATATATTTGCTGCTAACTGTGATTACCCAAATGTTTGTATCAATTTACGCATTAATGTAATGCATTCACAGATCTTTCCCTCTAAGTCATTGCACTCTGCCACACAAGGGATACCATTACTATTAACAGAATATAGTGCAGCCTGCTGAATTATGCTTTTAAACCATCATCATAATCACTGTGCAACATTATGCAAACACAACTGCTGTTGACAACTTCTATAAAATACACATGCTGAAATTTAATGGTAACAAATACCTCCTGGTATGCTCTGTTGATTACCATTTGCATTGCAAGAAATAATGAGAGGTGAGTGCTGCATAGACTTGTCTTCTTCCAAAATCTCTCCCATGAGTTCAAAGTATTCCCACTTCTTGCGGCTTATTCGGTTGTGCCTAGTATTTTCAAGAATGTGCTTGtatctgaaacacaaaaaagcagacagacaaagtCTTCTTATTACCTCAAGATGTACAATGAGGACATTTTAGTTCATGCTCTGAGAGCTAATTTTTGTCTCTCTGCACTGTTACCACAATCTCCTCTTCTCTTTATTTGtatctgtttcatttcattctgaTGATCAAATATTCACTAACAGGTGTTAAAAATCTGTGATCTTTATGTTACTAAATATCTCTCACCATATTTTTCACAGGCCTCAAGCAGTGTCTATGTTGATATCACTATCAGTCTCTGCTATacactttcttgctttcttgatATGGTATGCAATCtgtgtaaaacttttttttatagtcaGTAACACTGTAAACTGTTTGATTTGCTTCTCCACCTGACCATTCAGGATTtcaacttaaatatttttacattaaaattatcaCCAAAGTAGCCTAGATTTTAATAGCAGTCTTGTTTTGGCAAATAATGAAGTCctgtcaatttttatttcactggCTCCttgaaattagaaaataaatggaaatatatatttaacctattttttttataagatcGTACATTCTAAAATTCAAACTCTCACCTCTTTTTGGCAATGAATTGTCTTTTATTCTGGGCATCCAAAAATGTCCTAAGCAGAGATCTATTTGACAGCAAACAAGAACATCATACCGATATTTCAGTGATCTCCATTTCTTGTCACACTGCTCTGAAACATATGGGTAGCCATGCTTGTTCATCTCTATTGCAATAGCCTTCCACACAGCTTGCTTCCTTGAAGTACCCGAGGAGAAAgcatttttctcttcaaactgtcgATACAGGCTTATAAGCAGAAGCACCGCAGCATGGCTCCAGCAAATATTCCCATCAGGTGTTTTTTCATCTAGAAGCACACAAAGATGTAACCAAGAAAACACTGCAAACCActtattctctctccctctcagcTCCTTTACTTTCAGCGTTGCTTTTTAAGTAAGAGATTAAGCATGAAAAAATGACCAACTTTGTTAATCCCAAAGGGAAATTATAATTTGAAATCActtacaaaacaagaaattagtcacacacatacatatattcctgtagatttaaaaaagcaatcCCCCAGCTACGATCCTT
This is a stretch of genomic DNA from Pomacea canaliculata isolate SZHN2017 linkage group LG3, ASM307304v1, whole genome shotgun sequence. It encodes these proteins:
- the LOC112558977 gene encoding uncharacterized protein LOC112558977 isoform X1 encodes the protein MAAKVIGVQFADNSFVNFESNDEEWDRCQDSGVDGVFSAEMCQQKARECGLHLTSTEVQSLVLGGFKEAAEVGCLYQVDQTGDGELNEKIPKYEKTPDGNICWSHAAVLLLISLYRQFEEKNAFSSGTSRKQAVWKAIAIEMNKHGYPYVSEQCDKKWRSLKYRYKHILENTRHNRISRKKWEYFELMGEILEEDKSMQHSPLIISCNANGNQQSIPGVQQDSPAPSPQLVSKPSTSSQEEIEEQDEHLPSTTRRSLNRKRKRDEAPKWIKKFMTKQRKMLKKLLSSQDKLISMQRERNEILRNLALQLSQNK
- the LOC112558977 gene encoding uncharacterized protein LOC112558977 isoform X2; amino-acid sequence: MAAKVIGVQFADNSFVNFESNDEEWDRCQDSGVDGVFSAEMCQQKARECGLHLTSTEVQSLVLGGFKEAAEVGCLYQVDQTGDGELNEKIPKYEKTPDGNICWSHAAVLLLISLYRQFEEKNAFSSGTSRKQAVWKAIAIEMNKHGYPYVSEQCDKKWRSLKYRYKHILENTRHNRISRKKWEYFELMGEILEEDKSMQHSPLIISCNANGNQQSIPGAGLSSPKSTTGFKAFYIFTRGNRGTR